The Rickettsiella grylli genome includes a window with the following:
- a CDS encoding thioredoxin family protein, with translation MTLTPSRMLPLGTKAPDFTLQDTLTSKPYHLFDHVRDSKATVIMFICNHCPFVKHVIQEIIRLAKDYQAKGISFIAISANDALNYPEDAPHKMTQLGKLLNFSFPYLYDETQSIAKAYHATCTPDFFIFDKNLLCVYRGQFDDSRPSNKIPVTGKDIRSALENILKEKLVNPHQLPSMGCNIKWK, from the coding sequence ATGACACTCACCCCTTCTCGCATGCTCCCATTAGGGACCAAAGCACCTGATTTTACACTACAAGATACACTGACGAGCAAGCCCTATCATTTATTCGATCATGTGCGTGATTCGAAAGCCACCGTCATTATGTTTATATGTAACCATTGTCCTTTTGTAAAGCATGTTATTCAGGAGATTATTCGTTTAGCGAAAGACTATCAAGCGAAGGGCATTTCATTTATAGCCATCAGTGCGAATGATGCCCTAAATTATCCAGAAGACGCGCCTCATAAAATGACACAACTGGGCAAACTATTAAACTTCAGTTTCCCCTATCTTTATGATGAAACTCAATCAATAGCCAAAGCGTATCACGCCACCTGTACTCCTGATTTTTTTATTTTCGATAAGAATCTCTTATGCGTCTATCGAGGTCAATTCGATGACTCTAGACCTAGCAATAAAATTCCAGTAACCGGTAAAGACATTCGTTCAGCTTTAGAAAACATACTCAAAGAAAAACTGGTTAATCCACACCAATTACCGAGCATGGGTTGCAATATTAAATGGAAATAA
- a CDS encoding thymidine kinase gives MAKLYFYYSAMNAGKSTTLLQASYNYKERGMETLLFAPAIDNRSQSGRICSRIGLSAEANLFTPKDDLLKKMDAYLTQKQKIIKCVLIDEAQFLTKNQVLQLTVIVDRFNIPVLCYGLRSDFRAEPFEGSLYLLIWADEIIEIKTVCHCGRKATMNIRFDARHRKLTEGKQIEIGGNERYVAVCRKHFKLADKI, from the coding sequence ATGGCTAAGCTTTATTTTTATTATTCAGCGATGAATGCGGGCAAAAGTACAACATTGCTTCAGGCCAGTTACAATTATAAAGAACGTGGTATGGAAACCTTACTGTTTGCTCCCGCCATCGATAATCGTTCTCAATCGGGTCGTATATGCTCACGAATTGGCTTAAGCGCAGAAGCGAATTTGTTTACACCAAAAGACGATTTATTAAAAAAAATGGACGCTTATTTAACTCAAAAACAGAAAATAATCAAATGCGTTTTAATCGATGAAGCGCAATTTTTAACAAAAAATCAAGTATTACAATTAACGGTTATCGTTGATCGTTTTAATATCCCTGTTTTATGTTATGGTTTGCGGAGTGATTTTCGGGCGGAACCTTTTGAAGGAAGTTTGTATTTATTAATATGGGCTGATGAAATCATTGAAATAAAAACAGTCTGTCATTGTGGCCGTAAAGCGACGATGAATATACGATTTGATGCACGCCATCGTAAGTTAACAGAGGGTAAACAAATCGAAATAGGCGGTAATGAGCGTTATGTGGCAGTTTGCAGAAAGCATTTTAAATTGGCGGATAAAATTTAA